In Pochonia chlamydosporia 170 chromosome Unknown PCv3seq00008, whole genome shotgun sequence, the following proteins share a genomic window:
- a CDS encoding response regulator (similar to Cordyceps militaris CM01 XP_006671772.1), with protein MASDIASRIKARLSRRRHSTTPSLASSQSGLGEASASSAPSQSSREASFASHAQLTASQTSDEQAEAIGHGAVAGPTRETSEANETKKLHVNKRQQRPGHSVGHEGDGEHRGPLSPAARATSDQDHKQGRSEPTNAGNAPGGAADKKPLEGPLGGSPEAAETSSPQQQIQGRPLSQPPAPRPHAQRSLSFMGNIDEDTDSAQMQDPPRQAVVHTQHEPEPGHAGLSSRSRLHPHPPQQLVNPAPHLPPTSRSIPSPASSPARASHSSPPTSVDRSSPQRGAGRTHNLRLSDLTPSSSSGAKPSASGLPPPTYGGDDLEVDPLQRPPQHGREPDQLSFASSSAVASASATSSADSPASFVTAEPQSPRRQSLFASRQTSLIKTLLRSSQPQGAADTEHRHSIDTNMVTRKIWVRRPNASATTITINEEDLVDDVRDMILRKYANSLGRTFDAPDLVIRIHPRDQEKERVLGPEEVMARTLDTYYSGGQTVDEALTIDIPRRTPKASPRVPMPPGTTTTTYYITDDGRPSEAGEGYFPPVMTVPSPHAAHAVPVTAPNGTVSHSIAVIGTGHIPPIPSPGGTRSRLYRERPDRPRLNRTHTSSPTLLAGHTPGPQTSGTSNHGTQNFVPRMPHSRTHSSSSDHPSGLPTVKTPMAKSPGPDPTPARVATPPPRTSSPRAPSARLRRSKKSSEYSKPVNVLNGSVPPINVLIVEDNPINLKLLEAFVKRLKVRWQTAMNGKDAVKKWRTGGFHLVLMDIQLPVMNGLDATREIRRLERVNSIGVFTSAPCSSTGNDEDDINEQDRLQNLSLFKSPVIIVALTASSLQSDRHEALAAGCNDFLTKPVNFVWLERKVMEWGCMQALIDFDGWRKWKEAYSQQNEEREAAKKAQAAAKAKSKKNRASLSAAAE; from the exons ATGGCGTCCGATATTGCATCTCGCATCAAGGCGCGGTTGTCAAGGAGGCGACACTCAACAACTCCATCGTTGGCGTCGTCTCAAAGCGGGCTTGGAGAAGCATCGGCATCGTCTGCTCCCAGCCAGAGTAGTCGTGAAGCATCATTTGCCTCGCACGCGCAGCTTAcggccagccagaccagcgACGAACAAGCGGAAGCAATTGGCCATGGAGCTGTCGCCGGACCTACTAGAGAGACCAGCGAAGCGAATGAGACGAAAAAGCTGCATGTGAATAAACGACAGCAACGTCCTGGTCATAGCGTTGGACATGAAGGCGACGGGGAGCATCGTGGTCCACTGTCTCCAGCGGcaagagcaacaagcgaTCAGGACCACAAACAGGGCAGGAGCGAACCAACAAACGCAGGGAACGCTCCAGGCGGCGCAGCAGACAAGAAGCCGCTGGAAGGTCCCCTGGGCGGTTCCCCGGAGGCCGCTGAAACAAGCTCTCCACAGCAGCAAATACAGGGCCGACCACTGTCACAGCCCCCCGCGCCACGGCCACATGCACAGAGGTCACTATCTTTCAtgggcaacattgacgaGGACACGGACTCTGCCCAAATGCAGGACCCGCCTCGCCAAGCTGTTGTCCACACCCAACATGAACCTGAACCTGGGCATGCTGGTCTTTCATCTCgatctcgtcttcatcctcatccccCACAACAACTCGTAAATCCTGCTCCTCATTTGCCGCCCACATCACGATCGATCCCGTCGCCAGCGTCGTCCCCAGCACGAGCATCTCATAGCTCTCCTCCGACTTCAGTTGACCGTAGCTCCCCCCAACGTGGTGCTGGACGGACTCATAACTTGCGCCTCTCCGACCTTACCCCGTCGTCAAGCTCAGGAGCCAAGCCGTCCGCTTCTGGCCTGCCACCTCCCACGTATGGTGGTGACGACCTCGAAGTCGATCCCCTTCAACGCCCGCCGCAACATGGCCGTGAACCCGACCAGCTGAGCTTTGCATCCTCGTCTGCAGTTGCATCAGCATCTGCTACCTCATCAGCCGATAGCCCTGCGTCCTTCGTTACGGCCGAACCGCAATCTCCCCGCCGACAGAGCCTTTTTGCCAGCAGGCAAACGAGCTTGATCAAGACTCTTCTCCGATCCAGTCAACCACAGGGTGCTGCGGACACAGAGCATCGACACTCCATAGATACCAATATGGTGACCCGAAAGATCTGGGTCAGGCGCCCCAATGCCTCTGCCACAACAATCACGATAAACGAAGAGGACCTGGTCGACGATGTGCGAGACATGATTCTGCGAAAATATGCAAACTCGCTGGGCCGAACCTTTGATGCTCCAGATCTCGTCATTCGTATACACCCTCGAGACCAGGAGAAGGAGCGAGTCCTTGGCCCAGAGGAAGTGATGGCTCGAACATTGGATACTTACTACTCAGGCGGGCAGACGGTTGACGAAGCTCTCACAATTGATATCCCTCGACGAACCCCAAAGGCCTCCCCACGCGTACCGATGCCACCCGGAACTACAACTACAACCTACTACATTACCGACGACGGACGGCCCTCAGAAGCCGGCGAGGGTTACTTTCCCCCAGTCATGACGGTGCCATCACCACATGCTGCACATGCAGTTCCAGTAACAGCGCCCAACGGTACTGTATCACATTCGATCGCTGTCATAGGAACCGGCCACATCCCTCCGATTCCGTCGCCCGGCGGCACCAGATCACGGCTGTATAGAGAACGGCCAGATCGTCCAAGGTTAAATAGGACCCATACATCCTCGCCCACACTTCTGGCCGGCCATACCCCTGGTCCTCAGACCTCCGGGACCAGCAACCACGGTACGCAGAACTTTGTCCCACGGATGCCTCATTCTCGAACTCATTCAAGCTCTTCAGATCATCCGTCCGGACTCCCGACAGTAAAAACCCCAATGGCCAAGTCACCTGGCCCCGACCCCACCCCCGCCAGAGTTGCCACGCCGCCCCCGCGAACGTCTTCCCCGAGGGCACCCAGCGCTCGCCTGAGACGGAGCAAGAAAAGTTCGGAATACTCGAAACCGGTCAATGTCCTGAACGGGAGTGTACCCCCAATCAATGTTCTCATCGTCGAGGACAACCCCATCAATCTGAAGCTTTTGGAAGCGTTCGTGAAGAGATTAAAGGTGCGGTGGCAAACAGCCATGAATGGTAAGGATGCTGTGAAGAAGTGGAGGACCGGCGGATTCCATCTTGTCCTGATGGACATTCAACTGCCAGTGATGAACGGCCTTGACGCCACGCGGGAGATAAGAAGACTTGAAAGGGTCAACTCTATCGGTGTTTTCACCTCAGCACCTTGCAGTTCGACTGGCAACGATGAGGACGACATCAATGAACAGGATCGACTGCAGAATCTTTCCCTTTTCAAGAGCCCAGTCATTATTGTGGCCTTGACCGCCAGTTCGCTACAGAGCGACAGACACGAAGCCCTGGCTGCCGGATGCAACGACTTTTTAACCAAG CCCGTCAACTTTGTGTGGCTTGAACGCAAGGTCATGGAATGGGGTTGTATGCAGGCActcatcgactttgatggctggcGTAAGTGGAAGGAAGCGTACTCGCAACAAAACGAAGAGCGagaggctgccaagaaggcccAGGCAGCTGCAAAGGCCAAATCAAAAAAGAACCGAGCATCACTCTCTGCGGCAGCGGAGTAG
- a CDS encoding glycoside hydrolase family 43 (similar to Nectria haematococca mpVI 77-13-4 XP_003053338.1): MAPLITHIYTADPSAHVFNGKLYIYPSHDRETDIQFNDNGDQYDMVDYHVFSLDTLHPSPGVVTDHGAVLRMEDIPWVSKQLWAPDAAYKDGKYYLYFPARDKEGIFRIGVAEGPSPHGPFVPDANAIPGSYSIDPACFVDDDNQAYLYFGGLWGGQLQCYAGNTETYNPSLQGPHERTGDQPSQGPRVAVLSSDMHSFASPPVELPILDPETNAPIAADDHDRRFFEAAWLHKARGRYYLSYSTGDTHFLCYATSSSPLGPFVYGGRILEPVLGWTTHHSIVEFEGRTYLFYHDCELSKGVDHLRSVKVKEIFYDDEGRILTTTAD, encoded by the coding sequence ATGGCACCACTCATCACACACATTTACACGGCAGACCCCTCAGCGCACGTATTCAATGGAAAACTATACATTTACCCCTCTCACGATCGCGAGACAGACATTCAATTCAATGACAATGGCGACCAATACGACATGGTTGACTACCACGTCTTCTCACTCGACACCTTACACCCTTCCCCCGGAGTGGTAACCGACCACGGGGCCGTCCTTCGCATGGAAGACATACCATGGGTATCAAAGCAACTCTGGGCCCCAGACGCAGCATACAAAGACGGCAAATACTACCTCTACTTCCCTGCCCGCGATAAAGAAGGCATCTTCCGCATCGGCGTCGCAGAAGGCCCATCTCCCCATGGCCCGTTCGTGCCAGACGCCAACGCCATACCTGGCAGCTACAGCATCGACCCAGCCTGcttcgtcgacgacgacaaccaAGCGTACCTCTACTTCGGGGGTCTCTGGGGCGGCCAACTCCAGTGCTACGCCGGCAACACCGAGACATACAACCCATCTCTCCAGGGGCCGCACGAACGCACAGGGGACCAGCCATCGCAGGGACCGCGCGTGGCCGTCCTCTCGTCCGACATGCACAGTTTTGCGTCGCCGCCTGTAGAATTGCCGATTCTGGACCCCGAGACCAACGCGCCGATTGCGGCTGACGACCACGACAGACGGTTTTTCGAGGCGGCGTGGTTGCACAAGGCCCGTGGGCGGTACTACCTCTCTTACTCGACTGGTGACACGCACTTCTTGTGCTATGCGACTAGCTCGTCGCCCCTGGGGCCGTTTGTGTACGGCGGGAGGATACTGGAGCCGGTGTTGGGCTGGACGACGCACCATTCCATTGTCGAGTTTGAAGGCAGGACGTATTTGTTCTATCATGACTGCGAGCTGAGCAAGGGTGTGGACCATCTGAGATcggtcaaggtcaaggagatATTTTATGATGACGAGGGGAGGATATTGACCACCACTGCTGATTGA
- a CDS encoding O-methyltransferase (similar to Metarhizium acridum CQMa 102 XP_007812198.1): MSVQTDKEGIFDKQVPRPAKSPAKTAQIQAQNRRREYLERNPSYLSSLDHELADPVLYERLIKRHQTLSERQQEGQAKGYGRVLEADLARGETRLSALATEAAGEQRTDFTHRHTWRAQSDVDNPWDGEAVTKEEGVELWREFLRERFIRGGDEEFDYAGVDGDEELDVVLRRDEEDRWFDEEEPSWGDGERKIGETGVQDF, translated from the exons ATGAGTGTCCAGACAGATAAAGAGGGGATATTTGACAAACAAGTTCCCCGTCCGGCTAAATCGCCAGCCAAGACAGCCCAAATTCAGGCACAGAACCGCCGACGGGAGTATCTGGAGCGCAACCCATCATACCTAAGCAGTCTAGATCACGAACTCGCAG ACCCCGTTCTGTACGAACGCCTCATAAAACGACACCAAACGCTATCAGAGCGCCaacaagaaggccaagcAAAAGGGTACGGGCGCGTTCTCGAGGCAGACCTCGCCCGCGGGGAGACCCGCCTCTCTGCGCTGGCGACCGAAGCAGCAGGTGAGCAGAGGACGGACTTCACGCATCGGCATACATGGCGGGCGCAATCGGATGTAGATAACCCGTGGGATGGGGAGGCTGTCACGAAGGAAGAAGGCGTGGAGCTGTGGAGGGAGTTTCTGAGGGAGCGGTTCATACGTGGTGGAGATGAGGAGTTTGATTATGCGGGCGttgatggggatgaggagctggatgTGGTGCTGAGGAGGGATGAGGAGGATAGATGgtttgatgaggaggagccgAGTTGGGGGGACGGGGAGCGGAAGATAGGTGAGACGGGGGTGCAGGATTTTTGA
- a CDS encoding tyrosine phosphatase (similar to Metarhizium robertsii ARSEF 23 XP_007824940.2) — protein MIDLTPHQSVLPNLRDIGNIPIPPPPQTSPTTSKTTTRPGLLYRSAAPTPGAVPSLQSLHITHVFDLRSDVEVTRQGGPSAADACSQSPPSLTRIHVPVFKLVDYTPEAIALRYQDYAAVDTTAGFVSAYRGILSAGGERAFAPILRHLAQENPTPCLVHCTAGKDRTGLICAIVLSLCGVDDDTIAWEYGLTEDGLAPLKKGIMERLMSAEKVTVDEAGAWRMLSSRPESMLATLKVMREEYGSIEEYVLNQCKISPHDIAQLRRNFIVEAQNGHDDASRPVL, from the exons ATGATAGACCTCACCCCACACCAATCCGTCCTCCCCAACCTCCGCGACATCGGcaacatccccatcccaccaccaccacaaacatcaccaacaacctcaaaAACCACCACCCGCCCTGGCCTTCTCTACCGCTCCGCTGCCCCAACCCCCGGCGCCGTCCCGTCCCTCCAGTCCCTCCACATCACCCACGTATTCGACCTCCGCTCCGACGTCGAAGTCACCCGACAAGGCGGCCCCTCCGCCGCCGACGCCTGCTCCCAATCCCCTCCCTCTCTCACACGAATACACGTCCCCGTCTTCAAACTCGTCGACTACACGCCCGAGGCCATAGCCCTCCGGTACCAGGACTACGCGGCCGTCGACACCACTGCCGGCTTCGTCTCCGCCTACAGAGGGATACTCAGTGCAGGTGGCGAGCGCGCATTCGCCCCGATACTACGACATCTTGCGCAGGAGAACCCCACGccgtgtctggtgcattgcACGGCGGGTAAGGATCGGACGGGTCTGATATGCGCTATCGTGCTGTCGTTGTGTGGTGTGGATGATGACACGATTGCGTGGGAGTATGGGCTTACGGAGGATGGGTTGGCGCCGCTGAAGAAGGGTATTATGGAGAGGTTGATGAGTGCGGAGAAGGTGACGGTTGATGAGGCCGGTGCGTGGAGGATGTTGAGTTCAAG ACCTGAGAGCATGCTTGCTACTCTCAAGGTAATGAGGGAGGAGTACGGCTCGATAGAAGAGTACGTGTTGAACCAGTGCAAAATATCTCCCCATGATATTGCACAATTGCGACGAAACTTCATTGTTGAGGCGCAGAAcggacatgatgatgcctcGAGGCCTGTTTTATGA
- a CDS encoding ribosomal protein S35, mitochondrial (similar to Metarhizium robertsii ARSEF 23 XP_007824941.2) → MPPRISSSSAALAADLALPHQAMSAAPFARSFSSTQYREKMSRARQQMYQWLKSRDGQELAAGKGPRYLGPFQDQPFPQNPLFRSQPVLDEHTRELIWEKVTQRGESLKAVSAEIGVDVRRVAAVVRLKEVERQWVKDGNKLATPYAKAVMRMLPKTSYREGEKNEPHEAVNEVHVHTLTMQQLFVPVSESRQFTREDAAKAFHETMLSADTRSPQPQLIKMERDILKGMKREDGKKKFEEAVQKEEEVVARKLAEERAKEEQMTTRVKTDRYEFRIKEVAVDDAGRNGRSRKGTGWRYGAPFDDRKRGVVKIPTSVP, encoded by the exons ATGCCGCCGAGAATAAGTAGCTCCTCAGCCGCGCTGGCGGCTGACCTGGCCTTACCACACCAAGCCATGTCAGCTGCACCGTTTGCAAGATCATTTTCCTCGACACAATACCGCGAAAAGATGAGCCGGGCTCGTCAACAAATGTACCAATGGCTGAAATCGAGAGATGGTCAAGAGTTAGCCGCTGGTAAAGGTCCTCGATACCTGGGCCCGTTCCAGGACCAACCTTTTCCTCAGAACCCCTTGTTCCGCAGTCAACCTGTTTTGGATGAGCACACAAGGGAGCTCATTTGGGAAAAGGTTACGCAGCGAGGCGAATCTCTCAAGGCTGTCTCGGCTGAGATTGGCGTTGATGTGAGACGGGTTGCGGCTGTGGTGAGGCTCAAGGAGGTGGAGAGGCAATGGGTGAAAGAT GGCAACAAGCTGGCCACACCATACGCCAAGGCAGTCATGAGGATGCTGCCGAAAACGTCATACCGCGAGGGCGAGAAGAACGAACCCCACGAGGCAGTCAACGAGGTCCACGTTCACACATTGACCATGCAACAATTATTTGTACCCGTATCCGAGTCGAGGCAGTTCACACGTGaagatgccgccaaggctTTCCACGAGACAATGCTCTCGGCAGACACTCGTTCTCCCCAACCACAACTCATCAAGATGGAGCGCGATATTCTCAAAGGCATGAAGAGAgaagacggcaagaagaagttTGAGGAGGCTGTGcaaaaggaggaagaggtGGTGGCTAGGAAACTGGCAGAGGAGAGGGCCAAGGAGGAGCAGATGACGACGCGGGTCAAGACGGACAGATACGAGTTCCGAATCAAGGAAGTTGCTGTGGACGATGCCGGTCGGAATGGAAGATCACGGAAGGGCACGGGATGGCGATACGGCGCTCCATTTGACGACCGCAAGCGCGGCGTGGTCAAGATTCCCACGTCGGTTCCGTAA
- a CDS encoding F-box-like domain-containing protein has protein sequence MAASQNPSMLLHLPNELLLQIFTILPKIGDALNLSETCHQLHQLFTSPRHELNILQSIAGVQTPAYPDLAAAFSSCLVKLSDLSWWIQGREGVNYIFTFDYDNFDRQTVEKYNLQGLNLMCTKTSYRTALFQFLAQFHDLAQHNGTGFYEDITLKLFSHAAKLQEVALHQSQTTPDLYSDSMLIALALHCFVKLWVLWFLWDYPPIEDIRSQYLGHALDDELHLPLIPSVRIEKDFSGDQFPRQAPAPAPVSAGWEDGNVGSDLQYLLQASRRVMEQGRKEDWPTLIHVLCLLRQIIGLIDKLVDCLPRAWSGVPLTSARDLLESQTSDLGRRYYVHSRGGQPLTVKSCQEWYQKEADIHPSAVKGFCWLNEEWLQVVADDPKCLRDKAHRGVDFFPGKIKIFENGDPHFHECWLCPPNHSIWDP, from the coding sequence atggcagctTCACAAAACCCCTCGATGTTGCTACACCTTCCCAacgagcttcttcttcaaatctTCACAATCTTGCCCAAGATTGGGGATGCACTAAACCTGTCTGAAAcatgccatcaacttcaccaaCTCTTTACGAGCCCAAGGCACGAGCTCAACATCCTTCAGTCCATTGCAGGAGTGCAAACACCCGCCTACCCGGACTTGGCAGCcgccttctcttcttgtcttgttAAACTTTCCGATCTATCATGGTGGATACAAGGACGCGAAGGGGTAAACTACATATTCACTTTCGACTATGACAACTTTGATCGCCAGACAGTCGAAAAATACAACCTGCAGGGTCTAAACTTGATGTGCACAAAGACGTCCTATCGAACTGCGCTGTTTCAATTTCTAGCCCAGTTTCACGACTTGGCTCAACACAATGGTACTGGTTTCTACGAGGATATAACCCTCAAGCTATTTTCGCATGCCGCCAAACTCCAGGAAGTTGCTCTACACCAATCACAAACCACGCCAGACTTGTACTCCGACAGCATGCTAATTGCACTGGCTCTGCATTGTTTTGTCAAGCTGTGGGTGCTTTGGTTCCTGTGGGATTACCCTCCGATTGAGGATATTAGGTCACAATATTTGGGACATGCTCTCGATGATGAGTTGCATCTACCCTTGATTCCCTCCGTGCGCATTGAAAAGGATTTTTCGGGAGACCAATTTCCACGGCAAGCACCAGCACCTGCTCCCGTAAGCGCCGGGTGGGAAGATGGGAATGTGGGATCAGATCTGCAATATTTACTGCAAGCCAGTCGGCGAGTGATGGAGCAGGGGAGAAAAGAAGACTGGCCTACTCTTATCCATGTTCTTTGTCTCTTGCGCCAAATCATCGGCCTCATTGACAAGCTCGTGGATTGTCTGCCTCGTGCATGGAGCGGCGTTCCGCTAACATCTGCGCGCGACTTGCTCGAGTCACAAACATCAGACCTCGGCCGCCGTTACTATGTACACAGTCGTGGCGGACAGCCATTGACGGTCAAGAGCTGCCAAGAATGGTACCAGAAAGAAGCTGACATACATCCGTCAGCTGTCAAGGGTTTCTGCTGGCTGAATGAAGAGTGGCTGCAGGTGGTTGCAGACGATCCCAAGTGCCTCCGTGATAAAGCGCACAGAGGGGTCGACTTTTTTCCTGGGAAGATTAAAATTTTTGAGAATGGAGATCCCCATTTTCACGAGTGTTGGCTTTGTCCACCTAACCACTCAATATGGGATCCCTAA
- a CDS encoding fungal specific transcription factor (similar to Metarhizium robertsii ARSEF 23 XP_007824945.2): MNKSAASTSEPRFCAKCSDPLPSTSDTTPGTVTTEHSTAGRLHVDELKTTYVSSAHWKSVLAGISELKILSEEQEDDNDTPSPQQQTEYGLEDSILIPGTTRERPRLLYGWHKSATLSEILAAMPERAVVDRLVLSYFHHPPIPHLLLHADSFLRQYEKFWADPYNTPLMWIALLYGIMCLSTQADMFRDLVLEKSINPLTPVPSMPPSRPKYLDQMEQALIAGNYSSGGPFALEALLHYHILEHTRYPDADVGTWLLTGMVVRLGFRMGYHRDPSHFPDVTPFQGEMRRRIWILMHALDIMMSLQLGLPRVIKDGQWDTQPPRNIYDSEFDENTTELPPSRPETEVTPIMHLLAKHKMLVVVGTIADTSMSVAAERCDPSTLMAEKRLMGRLREAYDSVPAGAKFDAFSKFVDDMPSDIMNRLSITVLLQKGLIVLNWHHVMPSGSIISPDADPMGSSESESGPKDDTEGYQICIRAALEILSIQETIDCETRPGGVLFPLHLLIYSVVKHEFLMATTVLITHMYRTTVSQPGLRVDERKTKLAQEVEVALRKSHGIWMRQSARSKEAMRVANLLAMLFQKLKDTDVQQVHRTEIADEPVLMQSDDQGLALFGEFGLLHHLEDLSTFFNLPNMT, encoded by the exons ATGAACAAGTCGGCCGCATCTACATCTGAACCCCGGTTCTGCGCAAAGTGTTCCGATCCCCTCCCTTCGACTAGCGACACTACGCCAGGCACGGTGACAACTGAACATTCTACAGCTGGAAGGCTCCACGTTGACGAGTTAAAAACGACATATGTGAGCAGTGCTCATTGGAAATCGGTGCTTGCAGGCATATCCGAGTTGAAGATCCTCAGTGAGGAGCAGGAAGATGATAACGATACCCCGTCCCCACAACAACAGACAGAATACGGACTGGAGGATAGCATTCTTATCCCAGGAACGACGAGGGAACGGCCAAGGTTGCTTTACGGTTGGCATAAATCTGCCACCTTGAGCGAGATATTAGCAGCCATGCCAGAGCGAGCAGTCGTGGATCGGTTGGTACTCAGCTACttccaccatccaccaataCCACATT TACTTTTGCACGCAGATAGCTTTCTTCGACAA TACGAAAAATTCTGGGCTGACCCGTACAACACGCCATTGATGTGGATAGCGCTCCTCTATGGAATTATGTGTCTCTCTACCCAAGCCGACATGTTTCGAGACCTGGTTCTCGAGAAGAGCATCAACCCCTTAACGCCCGTTCCCAGTATGCCTCCATCGCGACCCAAATATCTCGATCAGATGGAACAGGCCCTCATAGCAGGCAACTACAGTAGCGGCGGTCCCTTTGCTCTCGAAGCCCTACTGCACTACCACATCCTCGAACACACCCGTTATCCGGACGCCGACGTCGGAACTTGGCTCCTAACAGGAATGGTTGTCCGCCTCGGCTTCCGCATGGGTTACCACCGGGATCCTTCCCATTTCCCAGACGTCACGCCGTTCCAAGGAGAAATGCGACGGCGAATCTGGATCCTCATGCATGCGCTAGACATCATGATGTCCCTGCAGCTGGGGTTACCTCGCGTCATCAAGGACGGACAGTGGGACACGCAGCCGCCGCGCAACATCTACGATTCCGAGTTCGACGAGAACACGACGGAGCTTCCGCCGTCGCGGCCAGAAACCGAAGTTACGCCTATTATGCACCTTCTCGCAAAGCACAAGATGCTAGTGGTTGTTGGGACCATCGCCGACACAAGCATGAGTGTAGCAGCAGAGCGGTGCGACCCGTCGACACTGATGGCTGAGAAGAGGTTGATGGGGCGCTTACGGGAGGCATACGACTCTGTACCTGCGGGCGCAAAGTTTGACGCTTTTTCAAAGTTTGTGGACGACATGCCTAGCGATATTATGAACCGGCTTAGTATCACTGTGTTACTGCAAAAGGGGCTCATCGTCCTTAACTGGCACCACGTCATGCCCAGCGGATCCATCATCAGCCCCGACGCTGACCCTATGGGCAGCAGCGAATCCGAATCCGGACCAAAGGACGACACCGAGGGCTATCAGATTTGCATCCGCGCGGCGCTGGAGATTCTCAGTATCCAAGAGACGATTGACTGTGAGACGCGGCCGGGCGGTGTTCTCTTCCCGCTCCACCTGTTGATATACTCGGTGGTCAAGCACGAATTCCTCATGGCAACCACAGTGCTCATCACGCACATGTACCGCACGACCGTGTCCCAGCCAGGCCTACGGGTCGATGAGAGAAAAACCAAACTCGCGCAGGAAGTAGAAGTGGCGCTTCGAAAGTCACACGGGATATGGATGCGACAGAGTGCGCGGTCGAAAGAGGCCATGCGGGTAGCCAACCTGCTGGCAATGCTCTTCCAAAAACTCAAAGACACGGATGTTCAACAGGTGCACAGGACGGAGATTGCGGACGAGCCTGTACTGATGCAATCTGATGATCAGGGGCTTGCGCTCTTTGGAGAATTCGGCCTGCTACACCATTTAGAGGACCTAAGTACATTCTTCAACCTCCCCAACATGACATGA
- a CDS encoding O-methyltransferase family 3 (similar to Metarhizium robertsii ARSEF 23 XP_007824943.2), with protein sequence MIENCTTLYPNEIVGQKVSEYSDKHSISLPENLVKYHEWVLRSQENSNFTISLLEARMLSWLARIVDAKRVLEIGTFVGFSVAAWANAVGEKGIVTGLEKSPEFSQLARDKLERFGWNNAEIITGDALQTLSKIEPAEPYDIIFIDAQKSGYPAYLKTILERSQPGQAKRLLRPGGLIIGDNALRCGLVADESDNNPATKTVPRQTINWDWSSIAFLDEFNKLMHTHPRIEAMLLPVFDGLGMGRLLD encoded by the exons ATGATAGAGAACTGCACAACTCTGTACCCCAACGAGATCGTTGGCCAAAAGGTCAGCGAGTACTCGGACAAGCACTCTATCTCGCTTCCAGAGAACCTCGTCAAGTATCATGAATGGGTCTTGCGCAGTCAAGAGAACTCTAACTTTACGATTTCTCTCCTCGAAGCGAGGATGCTGTCATGGCTGGCTCGAATCGTTGACGCCAAGCGTG TCTTGGAAATAGGCACATTTGTCGGCTTCTCAGTTGCGGCGTGGGCCAACGCCGTTGGAGAGAAGGGCATAGTCACGGGTCTTGAGAAGTCTCCAGAATTTTCGCAGCTAGCCAGAGACAAACTTGAGAGGTTTGGGTGGAACAATGCCGAAATTATCACTGGAGATGCCCTACAGAC GCTGTCCAAGATTGAGCCCGCAGAACCATACGACATCATTTTTATTGATGCTCAAAAGTCAGGTTATCCTGCGTACCTAAAGACCATCCTGGAGAGATCGCAGCCCGGGCAAGCCAAGAGGTTGCTTCgtcctggtggcttgatcATCGGCGACAATGCCCTCCGCTGTGGACTGGTAGCCGATGAGTCGGACAACAATCCGGCCACTAAGACGGTTCCTCGTCAGACCATCAACTGGGATTGGAGCAGCATTGCGTTTTTGGATGAGTTTAACAAGTTGATGCACACTCACCCACGAATCGAGGCCATGTTGCTTCCGGTCTTTGATGGGCTTGGCATGGGGAGGTTGCTGGACTGA